A single region of the Streptomyces sp. NBC_01803 genome encodes:
- a CDS encoding FAD-binding oxidoreductase, protein MPATATDPRTSRTRSWWGWGYADAHPDDAECAAMGALLPGTLARPLPIPRIADLPIGRPAATPPPSLAHLVTADPQARAAHAMGKAYRDVIRALRGRPGRIPDLVAHPAGDQDVADLLDWAGEHGVAIIPFGGGSSVVGGVEYRDDTHHAVLSLDLTAMDRVLEIDTTSRSARIQAGALGPVLEGQLRPHGLTLRHFPQSFEFSTLGGWLATRAGGHYATVHTHIDDFVQSLRVVTPAGANTSWRLPASGAGPSPDRLFLGSEGTLGVITEAWMRLQERPRHKASASVVFADFHRALDAVRAIAQSDLAPANCRLLDPGEALLSGASHDGSAVLILGFESATTPVDDRLASAVDLARAHGGRGETHAADRDAPADAAVSAWRSAFLRMPYLRDGLARMGAVVETFETAATWEKIPALIDAVRTEVGAAASKATGHPATITCRLTHVYPDGAAPYFTVALAGRPGDEAEIWDDIKAAAMDVLHRHRATITHHHAVGRDHRPGYDLQRPEPFALALRAAKHALDPHHILNPGVLLD, encoded by the coding sequence ATGCCTGCCACCGCGACCGACCCCCGCACCTCCCGCACCCGCTCCTGGTGGGGCTGGGGCTACGCCGACGCCCACCCCGACGACGCCGAATGCGCCGCGATGGGTGCCCTGCTGCCGGGCACCCTGGCCCGCCCGCTGCCGATACCCCGCATCGCCGACCTGCCTATCGGCCGCCCCGCCGCGACGCCCCCGCCCTCCCTGGCACACCTGGTCACCGCCGACCCGCAGGCGCGCGCCGCCCACGCCATGGGCAAGGCCTACCGCGACGTCATCCGGGCCCTGCGCGGCCGGCCCGGCCGGATCCCCGACCTCGTCGCCCACCCGGCCGGCGACCAGGACGTGGCCGACCTGCTGGACTGGGCCGGCGAGCACGGCGTGGCCATCATCCCCTTCGGCGGCGGCTCCTCGGTGGTCGGCGGCGTGGAGTACCGCGACGACACCCACCACGCAGTCCTGTCGCTCGACCTGACCGCGATGGACCGCGTCCTGGAGATCGACACCACCAGCCGCTCAGCCCGTATCCAAGCCGGAGCGCTCGGCCCCGTGCTGGAAGGCCAGTTGCGACCCCACGGCCTGACCCTGCGCCACTTCCCGCAGAGCTTCGAGTTCTCCACCCTCGGCGGCTGGCTCGCCACCCGGGCCGGCGGCCACTACGCCACCGTCCACACCCACATCGACGACTTCGTGCAGTCCCTGCGCGTGGTCACGCCCGCCGGCGCGAACACGTCCTGGCGGCTGCCCGCATCCGGCGCCGGACCGTCTCCCGACCGGCTCTTCCTCGGCTCCGAGGGCACGCTCGGTGTCATCACCGAGGCATGGATGCGCCTGCAGGAACGCCCCCGCCACAAAGCCTCCGCGTCCGTGGTTTTCGCCGACTTCCACCGCGCGCTGGACGCCGTGCGTGCCATCGCCCAGTCCGACCTCGCCCCGGCCAACTGCCGCCTGCTCGACCCCGGCGAGGCGCTGCTGTCCGGCGCCTCCCACGACGGCTCCGCCGTCCTGATCCTGGGCTTCGAGTCCGCCACCACCCCCGTCGACGACCGCCTCGCGAGCGCCGTGGACCTGGCCCGCGCCCACGGCGGCCGCGGCGAGACACATGCGGCAGACCGCGACGCCCCGGCCGACGCGGCCGTCAGCGCCTGGCGCTCGGCGTTCCTGCGCATGCCCTACCTGCGCGACGGTCTGGCCCGCATGGGTGCCGTCGTCGAAACCTTCGAGACCGCCGCCACCTGGGAGAAGATTCCCGCCCTGATCGACGCTGTCCGCACCGAGGTCGGCGCCGCAGCCTCGAAGGCCACCGGACACCCGGCCACCATCACCTGCCGCCTCACCCACGTCTACCCCGACGGCGCCGCACCCTACTTCACCGTGGCCCTCGCCGGCCGGCCCGGCGACGAGGCCGAGATCTGGGACGACATCAAAGCCGCCGCGATGGACGTCCTGCACCGCCACCGCGCCACCATCACCCACCACCACGCCGTCGGCCGCGACCACCGCCCCGGCTACGACCTCCAGCGCCCGGAACCCTTCGCGCTGGCACTGCGCGCCGCCAAGCACGCCCTGGACCCCCACCACATCCTCAACCCCGGCGTCCTGCTCGACTGA
- a CDS encoding TetR/AcrR family transcriptional regulator, with product MTMLSSKAGTKGVPRAARERQVLAAATEEFGRHGYEATTVAAIATRVGVTKPLVHQYFGSKQDLYLACVNPVGDRLLAAIRAAMAEHDAVAPPTPLRVLHALFTALDGQRVAWFVLYDPTLPPDSEAAHRAAYYRDAIDDLAATGTADLLHTAGTSDSLDADALKHAWRGLCTALVLWWINHPDQSPDAMTRRCARLSRASQIILAADDDST from the coding sequence ATGACAATGCTCTCCTCCAAAGCCGGCACCAAGGGCGTGCCGAGGGCCGCGCGCGAACGGCAGGTTCTGGCCGCGGCCACCGAGGAGTTCGGCCGCCACGGCTACGAGGCCACCACCGTGGCCGCCATCGCCACCCGCGTCGGTGTCACCAAACCACTCGTGCACCAGTACTTCGGCAGCAAGCAGGACCTCTACCTCGCCTGTGTCAACCCGGTCGGCGACCGGCTGCTGGCCGCCATCCGCGCCGCGATGGCCGAACACGACGCCGTCGCGCCGCCCACGCCCCTGCGTGTGCTGCACGCTCTGTTCACCGCCCTCGACGGCCAGCGCGTGGCATGGTTCGTCCTCTACGACCCCACGCTGCCGCCCGACAGCGAAGCCGCCCACCGCGCGGCCTACTACCGCGACGCCATCGACGACCTCGCCGCGACCGGGACCGCCGACCTCCTGCACACCGCCGGAACCAGCGACTCCCTCGACGCCGACGCCCTCAAACACGCGTGGCGCGGCCTGTGCACCGCCCTGGTCCTCTGGTGGATCAACCACCCGGACCAGTCACCCGACGCCATGACCCGGCGCTGCGCACGTCTCTCCCGGGCCAGCCAGATCATCCTCGCCGCCGACGACGACAGTACGTGA
- a CDS encoding TetR/AcrR family transcriptional regulator has translation MTRRDRRDPTTGGAAGPRPRGGLADKRRAILAGALTVFARDGYTRAGVDAIAAEAGVSTRTIYNHFTDKAELFRSVIQESATRAADAQIEIIDRHLRKVMELEADLVAFGLDWAAQSTAGHAEHFSLTRQINAERGHIPRSAIDAWQEIGPLRVRRVLADRLRVLIGRGLLRDGDPERAALHLMRLVSVTNPSYPGATTPGDDEITEAVEAGVRAFLHGYLS, from the coding sequence ATGACCAGGCGCGACAGGCGCGACCCCACCACCGGCGGCGCGGCGGGACCACGGCCCCGCGGCGGACTCGCGGACAAGCGCCGCGCCATCCTCGCCGGCGCCCTCACCGTCTTCGCGCGGGACGGTTACACCCGCGCCGGTGTCGACGCCATCGCCGCCGAGGCCGGCGTCTCCACCCGCACCATCTACAACCACTTCACCGACAAGGCCGAGCTGTTCCGCTCCGTCATCCAGGAGAGCGCCACCCGCGCCGCCGACGCCCAGATCGAGATCATCGACCGCCACCTGCGCAAGGTCATGGAACTGGAGGCCGACCTCGTGGCGTTCGGCCTCGACTGGGCGGCCCAGTCCACCGCGGGGCACGCCGAACACTTCTCCCTCACCCGGCAGATCAATGCCGAGCGCGGCCACATCCCGCGGTCCGCGATCGACGCCTGGCAGGAGATCGGGCCGCTCCGCGTCCGCCGCGTCCTCGCCGACCGCCTCCGCGTCCTCATCGGCCGGGGCCTGCTGCGCGACGGCGACCCGGAGCGGGCCGCCCTCCACCTCATGCGCCTGGTCTCGGTGACGAACCCGTCCTACCCCGGCGCCACCACCCCCGGCGACGACGAGATCACCGAGGCGGTCGAGGCGGGCGTCCGCGCCTTCCTCCACGGCTACCTGAGCTGA
- a CDS encoding FAD-dependent oxidoreductase, whose amino-acid sequence MSYAITQTCCGDASCVSVCPVNCIHPAPGEPDFGTTETLYIDPRTCIDCGACTDACPVDAIVPVDLLGPADAVHAEFAERYYAARSRERGEEQGWSEPDFPLPPPAGSGDLRIAVVGTGPAAHYTAQALLRRTGAEVTMLDRLPVPGGLVRFGVAPDHPSTKGIGDSFAELHRHPRLRMHLNVDIGRDVTHAELAAHHDAVVYAVGADSPRPLGIPGEGMPGTASAMTFVAWYNGHPEVSSAGVDLASAERAVVIGNGNVAVDLARVLVSDPALLARTDIADRALPALRDSTVREVVLLGRRGPADAAYTRPELHALKHLPGVRLVIDDRPGVREAIAADAETAALLGDVPVERVDWAAPPPPGRRIVLRFRTSPVELTGNGRVEALRVSGPAGGPSPETIRTELVLSAIGHRGTPVAGLPFDDVTGTVPHERGRVVDPATGEPVAGVYVVGWTKRGPSGGIGANRRCAQETVDALLADAVDRRLPQPTGSRREFARLVRRRRPDSVGRRGAEAIDRAERENGRRTGRPRVKLATTAELLATARRFAGS is encoded by the coding sequence ATGTCCTACGCCATCACCCAGACGTGCTGCGGCGACGCGTCGTGCGTCTCGGTCTGCCCCGTCAACTGCATCCACCCGGCCCCCGGGGAGCCGGACTTCGGCACCACCGAGACGCTCTACATCGATCCGCGCACCTGCATCGACTGCGGCGCCTGCACGGACGCCTGCCCGGTGGACGCCATCGTCCCCGTCGACCTCCTGGGCCCGGCGGACGCCGTGCACGCCGAGTTCGCCGAGCGCTACTACGCCGCGCGGTCCCGGGAGCGGGGGGAGGAACAGGGCTGGAGCGAACCCGACTTCCCCCTGCCGCCGCCCGCCGGGAGCGGCGACCTGCGGATCGCGGTCGTCGGCACGGGCCCGGCCGCCCACTACACCGCGCAGGCCCTGCTGCGCCGGACGGGCGCCGAGGTCACGATGCTCGACCGGCTGCCCGTGCCGGGTGGCCTGGTGCGTTTCGGGGTAGCCCCCGACCACCCGTCCACCAAGGGCATCGGTGACAGCTTCGCCGAGCTCCACCGCCATCCGCGGCTGCGCATGCACCTCAACGTCGACATCGGCCGGGACGTCACGCACGCCGAGCTCGCGGCCCACCATGACGCGGTGGTGTACGCGGTCGGCGCCGACTCCCCCCGGCCGCTGGGCATCCCCGGCGAGGGCATGCCCGGCACCGCCTCGGCCATGACGTTCGTGGCCTGGTACAACGGCCATCCCGAGGTCTCCTCGGCGGGAGTGGACCTGGCCTCCGCCGAGCGCGCGGTCGTGATCGGGAACGGCAATGTCGCGGTCGATCTGGCCCGCGTCCTGGTCAGCGACCCGGCGCTCCTCGCGCGCACCGACATCGCCGACCGCGCGCTGCCCGCGCTGCGCGACAGCACGGTGCGCGAGGTCGTCCTGCTCGGGCGCCGCGGCCCGGCGGACGCGGCCTACACCCGGCCGGAGCTGCACGCCCTCAAGCACCTGCCGGGCGTCCGGCTCGTGATCGACGACCGGCCGGGAGTGCGCGAGGCGATCGCCGCCGACGCCGAGACCGCGGCGCTCCTCGGCGATGTGCCGGTCGAGCGCGTGGACTGGGCGGCGCCGCCACCACCGGGCCGCCGGATCGTGCTGCGCTTCCGGACCTCTCCCGTCGAACTGACCGGGAATGGGAGGGTGGAGGCGCTGCGGGTCAGCGGCCCCGCCGGCGGCCCGTCACCGGAGACGATCCGCACCGAGCTGGTGCTGAGCGCCATCGGCCACCGGGGAACGCCCGTGGCGGGACTGCCGTTCGACGATGTCACCGGCACCGTCCCGCACGAGCGGGGCCGGGTCGTCGATCCCGCCACCGGGGAGCCGGTCGCCGGTGTCTACGTCGTCGGATGGACCAAGCGCGGCCCGTCCGGAGGCATCGGCGCCAACCGCCGCTGCGCGCAGGAGACGGTGGACGCGCTGCTGGCCGACGCGGTCGATCGGCGACTGCCCCAACCGACGGGCAGCAGACGGGAGTTCGCCCGCCTCGTCCGCCGGCGCCGGCCCGATTCCGTTGGCCGGCGCGGGGCGGAGGCCATCGACCGGGCGGAACGGGAGAACGGCCGCCGGACGGGCCGCCCCCGGGTCAAGCTCGCCACCACCGCCGAACTCCTCGCGACGGCCCGCCGGTTCGCCGGCTCCTGA
- a CDS encoding AurF N-oxygenase family protein, with product MSGTAQETRNAEDVSRRLLDSAAKLSYDPALEVDWDAPLAPGLHGLNPEWSTLYGTALWDGMSEAQRVTLTRHEVCSIMSTGIWFEMILQQMVLREQYGKNPVTAQFQFALTEVADECRHSIMFARTCEKMGIGAYAPKRPILELGRLFKSLAVAEVAYASILVAEEVLDLMQRDAMRGENVLPLVRTTSRIHVVEESRHMRFARAEVRERLRDAGAARRQTSAVSVALVAYFIVTSMVNEDVYAAAGLDVGEAVRAAGGNEHHKAMLRSGAANLVKFLGEVGLLTRPAMSIYRRINLI from the coding sequence ATGAGCGGCACGGCGCAGGAGACACGGAACGCCGAGGACGTCTCACGGAGGCTGTTGGACTCCGCCGCGAAGCTTTCGTACGACCCGGCTCTGGAGGTCGACTGGGACGCGCCGCTGGCGCCCGGCCTCCACGGACTCAATCCGGAGTGGTCCACCCTCTACGGGACGGCCCTGTGGGACGGCATGTCCGAGGCGCAGCGCGTGACGCTCACCCGGCACGAGGTGTGCTCGATCATGAGCACCGGCATCTGGTTCGAGATGATCCTCCAGCAGATGGTGCTGCGGGAGCAGTACGGGAAGAACCCGGTGACCGCCCAGTTCCAGTTCGCCCTGACCGAGGTCGCCGACGAGTGCCGCCACTCGATCATGTTCGCCCGTACCTGCGAGAAGATGGGCATCGGCGCTTATGCCCCGAAGCGGCCCATCCTCGAACTCGGCCGTCTGTTCAAGTCGCTGGCCGTCGCGGAGGTCGCCTACGCCTCCATCCTCGTGGCCGAGGAAGTCCTCGACCTGATGCAGCGCGACGCGATGCGCGGCGAGAACGTGCTGCCGCTGGTGCGGACGACGAGCCGCATCCACGTCGTCGAGGAGTCCCGGCACATGCGGTTCGCCCGCGCGGAGGTGCGGGAACGGCTGCGCGACGCCGGCGCGGCCCGCCGTCAGACCAGCGCTGTCAGCGTGGCACTCGTCGCCTATTTCATCGTCACCAGCATGGTCAACGAGGACGTCTACGCCGCGGCCGGACTCGATGTCGGCGAGGCGGTGAGGGCCGCCGGGGGGAACGAGCACCACAAGGCGATGCTGCGCAGCGGCGCCGCGAACCTGGTGAAGTTCCTGGGCGAGGTCGGCCTGCTGACCCGGCCCGCCATGTCCATCTACCGGCGGATCAACCTCATCTGA